The Methanosarcina acetivorans C2A genome includes the window TACGTCTTTTGGAAGGCCGATCCTGTCTTTAAACTTCGCAAGCAAGCCTCTTGCTTTTTCAATCTGGTTTTCGTAACCCTGAGATTTGATGAAATCCATGTTGACTTTCCCGATGTTTACTCCCGAAGCAGCAAGAGCAACATTTGCAACCACACCTGTAAGCAGCACCCTGTCAGCCCCGCCACTTGTAAGGACGTTTTCGGTCACTCTCAGAGAATCGTCTACCTTTGCCCCACCCAGCACGAAAATGCTTGGCCTTTCTCCTCCTTTTACTCCCCGATCCAGAGAAACAAGCTCTTTTTCCATTACCCTACCCGCGCCTGACGGAAGGACCTCGGTAAAGCCTACAACCGAGAGATGAGACCTGTGAGCTACTGCAAAGGCGTCGTTCAGGAAAATATCAACAAAAGGTGCCAGTTTTTTAACCATATAGGTATTAGCCTGCTCTGCAGGTGTTCTTTCAAGGCTTTCTTCCGAATAAAACCGGACGTTTTCGAGCATGATTACGTCCCCGTCCTCCATAGAGGCTATATGGGTTTTTGCAAATGTCCCGAAAATGTCATCCACATAAGTAACTTGCTTGCCCAGATATCTTGACAGCAGGTGGGCATGAGGTTTCATAGTAGTGAAATCTTTTTTCCCGGGCCTGCTCTGGTGAGCAAGCAGAACGACTTTTGCGCTCTCAAGGTCTTTCAAGGTCGCAATATGGCTTTTAATCCTCATATCGTCCAGAATGTGGCCCTGTGTGTCCATAGGAGAGTTCATGTCGACCCTTAAAAGAATCGTCTTTCCGCGTATGTCAAAGTCATCGATCGTAAGAAAGTTTCTGGAAGTCATTACCCTCAGCACACCTTTGTAAACGAGATTTTATATATATCAGAGAATAAAGTCTAAAAAATAAAATATTTGAGAATCTTATTCTTTCAGTATTGGTTATCTTTGTCATGGAATTTTTTACATAAATAAGTTTGTTCCCATTTGAGTCTCAAGAGATGGATTACCGATTTTATAAGGAAAGAAGGAAGAAAAAGGCAGTCAATGCCGGGGAAAAAGCAGTTAACATCGGATAAAAAATAATACTGATTGGATACAGTTTTCAGGTAAAAGCTGTATTCTCAGGAGTACTGTAAAAAGTAATCTCAGGATTACTTCCCAAAAACAAGGAAAATGAAGGAGCTAGAAATTGTGGCAGCCGAGGAAGAAAACTGCGGAAATTTTGAAGAGAGGGTTCAGAAACTGGTGGAAGCCGGGTATGAGACCGTCGCAAGGGAAGCAATAGCCTGTACACGATGTCCTCTCCATAAAAGTGCGACTAAAAGAGTTATAGGAAAAGGGTCCTGCAACCCTAAAGTAATGTTCATAGGCGAAGCTCCCGGAAAAACCGAAGATGAAACAGGAATACCTTTCAACGGAAGGGCAGGGAAAAAGCTGGACAAAATGGTTGAGTACATGGGGCTCTCAGAAGAAGACTGGTTCGTAGCAAACACCGTCAAATGCCGCCCTCCGGAAAACAGAAGGCCAAAAGCAAGTGAAATAGAATGCTGCAAACCTTTCCTTATTGCCCAGATAACCCTGCTTGACCCCGAAATTATAATTCTCCTCGGCAACACAGCTGAAAAGGCATATTGTCCGGAAAGAAAACTGGAACGGGGAGTCCCTGTAGAATACGAAGGAAGAATGATCCTGAAACTCTACCACCCTGCAGCGCTAATTTATACGGCTTCAAAAATAGATGTTCAGAAGGCTTTCATAGATAAAAACAGGGATCTATGGCAGTAAAAAAAGAAGAAACTGATAAAGAGGGCAGTAAAATCAGGCAAAGGAGAATTTGAGAGAGGAAGGTAATAGAAGAAGTAGGAAGAGAAAAGGGAAAAGGGAAAAAGGAAAGGGAAAAGGGAAAAAGGAAAGGGAAAAGGGAAAAAGGAAAGTTGAAGGGGAAAGAGGGGGAAGCTGGAAGAAAATATAAAAGGAAGGCATTGTTCATAAAATATAAATAAAACGATCCCGCAATTATTATTCGAATTTGTTTTATACTATTATATAGCAGCCTGGGGGTACGAATATAGCAATGGTGAAGATGTCACCGGACATATTTTCATGTTCGGACGACGAGGGGAATCTGGACATTGAAATCGATATGTTTGGGGTAAAGAAAGAAAATATCGAACTGAAAATGGTCGAAGAAGGCTTTTTTGTAAGAGCAAAAAGGGAAGAAACCGGGGTAGAGTATGTTGGAACTTATGCATTCTGCTGCGCGGTCGTTCCTGAAAAAGCTGTTGCAAAATACGTTGATGGAAAACTCTATGTGAAAGTGCCTTACAGGGAAAGTACAGAGACCGTAGATGTTAAAATCCAGTAAAAACCCTGTATGGAACCTGATTAACGAAGCTGGAAATTATCAATCAGCACCAATTTTTAGAGCAATTATTAGCAGCAATTAGCTCAGGAATTCAACTTTCTAATTTGTAAGATCCAGATAAAATGGAGGAAGTATGCATCCGGTAATCGACTATCACAAATGTAACGGCGCTCTCGCCTGCTATGAGGTCTGCCCTGCAGAAGTTTTTGACATTAACGAGATCGATAATGTAAAAAAAGCCGTGGTAACTAACCCTGAAAATTGCATAGAGTGCGAGCAGTGTGTGGAAGCCTGTCCTGCAGAAGCTATCGAGCTTGTTGAAAGCTGAATTCTAAGACCATTATTGTGATAAGATAAAGCAGAGGAATCAATCAACCGGTTAAAAAGTGAAGGAATAAAACAACTAAACAACCGGTTAAAAAAGGAAGAAGTAAAACAGCGGTTAAAGCCTGAATTTCAGAAAGAAACCAAAATTCCAGAAGTAAATATTCCAGAAATAAATTAAACTAAATAAATTGGAACTCCGGGAGAGATGGAAAATGCACCCCAAAATTGACTACAATAAATGTGTTGGCTCACTTGAATGCTACGATGTATGTCCTGTGGAATTGTTTGACGCTGAAGAGACAGAAGAAGGAAAAAGGGCAGTTGTGGCACGTCCTGAGGACTGCATCGAATGCGAACAGTGCGTAGATGCCTGTCCGACCGATGCGATAGAGCTTGTAGAGGATTGAAAAGGTTTGGGGAGGTAAGACCGAAAGAGATAAGACTGCAATTATGAATCAAGACTATAATTATGAAGCAAGACCGTAATTATGACGCAAGACCGTAATTATGAAGCATGTGTCAATCCCTGTCATGGGCCTCCTTGATAGGGAAAAGCACGGCATAGCGGGTATAGGCTGGGAAAGTTTTCTGATCATCGTGCTCTATGTCGGAGGATACACAATCATCTTTTTTTCCTGACTCCTCGGAAAGGGTAACCGCCTGTCCGGAAAGATTTGTCCGGCAGTTTTCCAGAAGTTTTTCCAGAACATCCAGAACAAAAGGATCTTTATCCCTGTTTTCCCGGGGCACCAGCAAAACCGGCTGCTCCGCAGGAGCATAGATTTTGACTTCACGGCCTTTGCAACTCCATTTTACCTTTCTGACCTTTATCAATCCAACCTTTTTCAACACCTCAAGGTTGTAGGTCAGTGTATTCAAGCGGAGCCCAAGCTCTGAGGCAAGTTCGCTTGCAGACATCTGTTTTTTCTGAAGCTGTTTAAGGATCTGCATAGGGAGGGGCCTTGAAAGAGTCCTTGCAAGCAGGGACACCTCCGCCGGGATAGACAGGACAGGCACGGGGATTAAATCCTCAGTTCTCTCCAAACCTGTCAACCTCCTTTTCAGTTCCCGAAAGTAAAGAACCCAAAAACATTACAGTTACCTCATTCTTATCTCTTCTCTTATTCCTTTTTTATTCCGAGCTTCTATTTTCTTTCCTGCCCGGAACTTTTATTTTCCTTTTTCCGGAGATTTCGTTTTTCCTTTTTCCGGAGATTTCGTTTTTCCTTTTTCCGGAGATTTCGTTTTTCCTTTTTCCGGAGATTTTATTTTCTTATCAGGCCAGAAATTCTATTTCCCTTATTAGTCCGGAGTTTCAAACCCTCCTGATTCTCAGGACTCTGAACCCTTGAGCCTTTACAATCAAATGCCCATTTGTTTTTCTGAAAACTGAATGACAATTTGTATTCAGTATGATCAGTTTTTACTTGAGTTTCATTGTGAAAGATTTCCAAAAATTCCAGTACCAAGAAGTAGGCGGTTCTGTACTTGTGTTGGTGAATTTATCCGATTCGTTTTCAGAAGAAGGAGATGAAGAAAAACCAGCGGTTGAAGTATCATCAGTAACTGAAGTTTCATCAGTAACTGAAGCACTTCCGAAAACAAGACTTCCCAGGTTAGATGCATCTGTTCCATTGATGATTTGATTTAGTGTAAACTCCCCGAATTCATCTCCGACATTGAGAGTTCTGGCATTTGCATAATCGGCAAGCCAAATTCCATCAATCCAGACGATCCTTTTTTCTGACCCCACGAATAAATTTTTGACATGGACTTTCATGACAACAATATTGTTTTCACCCTGAACATCGTCAAGAGCAACAGTCCATGTCCTGTTGTCATCAGTATCCATTGAGACATTTTTATCGGCGATATATTGACCGTCCCTGGTAAGTTCAAGCCAGGCTTTCTCACTGTCAATATCAATCTCCCTGACCTCGAGAGCATAACCCTGACCGAGGTCGAGGATTTCACCGGCTTCGAGGACTTGCGTTTCATTGCTGTCAAGAATCAAACCGGTAAGCTTGTTAACATGCGAATCCCAGATATTTCCATCAGTGGGGAACAGCGGAACATATTCCGCTCCAAATAAGTTGATTACCGGATACTGTTCATCAGACCAGCTATCGCACTCATAACCGGCAGCGGTAACATTACAGGTAAGGGCAGGTTCCATATTGTTT containing:
- a CDS encoding Hsp20/alpha crystallin family protein, producing MAMVKMSPDIFSCSDDEGNLDIEIDMFGVKKENIELKMVEEGFFVRAKREETGVEYVGTYAFCCAVVPEKAVAKYVDGKLYVKVPYRESTETVDVKIQ
- a CDS encoding ArsR/SmtB family transcription factor → MERTEDLIPVPVLSIPAEVSLLARTLSRPLPMQILKQLQKKQMSASELASELGLRLNTLTYNLEVLKKVGLIKVRKVKWSCKGREVKIYAPAEQPVLLVPRENRDKDPFVLDVLEKLLENCRTNLSGQAVTLSEESGKKDDCVSSDIEHDDQKTFPAYTRYAVLFPIKEAHDRD
- a CDS encoding S-layer protein domain-containing protein, with the protein product MKKHTAVLLAALAVFVAAAAGTVSAADNVSDGSTICNVTITGYECDSWSDEQYPIIDLCGEEYVPLFTTNGNICAVHVNKLARLMLDSNETHTLGQGEKIYLGEGYALEVKKISIDYMDVWLELTRDGQYVADQSISIETDNNMTWNVILDNVQGENDIVVMKVYVSNIFVGAENCIVRIDGIWLINYANARTLNVGDEFGEFTLKEIINGTGAPNLGSLVFENNMEPALTCNVTAAGYECDSWSDEQYPVINLFGAEYVPLFPTDGNIWDSHVNKLTGLILDSNETQVLEAGEILDLGQGYALEVREIDIDSEKAWLELTRDGQYIADKNVSMDTDDNRTWTVALDDVQGENNIVVMKVHVKNLFVGSEKRIVWIDGIWLADYANARTLNVGDEFGEFTLNQIINGTDASNLGSLVFGSASVTDETSVTDDTSTAGFSSSPSSENESDKFTNTSTEPPTSWYWNFWKSFTMKLK
- a CDS encoding 4Fe-4S dicluster domain-containing protein; the protein is MHPVIDYHKCNGALACYEVCPAEVFDINEIDNVKKAVVTNPENCIECEQCVEACPAEAIELVES
- a CDS encoding 4Fe-4S dicluster domain-containing protein, producing the protein MHPKIDYNKCVGSLECYDVCPVELFDAEETEEGKRAVVARPEDCIECEQCVDACPTDAIELVED
- a CDS encoding uracil-DNA glycosylase, whose protein sequence is MKELEIVAAEEENCGNFEERVQKLVEAGYETVAREAIACTRCPLHKSATKRVIGKGSCNPKVMFIGEAPGKTEDETGIPFNGRAGKKLDKMVEYMGLSEEDWFVANTVKCRPPENRRPKASEIECCKPFLIAQITLLDPEIIILLGNTAEKAYCPERKLERGVPVEYEGRMILKLYHPAALIYTASKIDVQKAFIDKNRDLWQ
- a CDS encoding phosphoglycerate kinase — protein: MLRVMTSRNFLTIDDFDIRGKTILLRVDMNSPMDTQGHILDDMRIKSHIATLKDLESAKVVLLAHQSRPGKKDFTTMKPHAHLLSRYLGKQVTYVDDIFGTFAKTHIASMEDGDVIMLENVRFYSEESLERTPAEQANTYMVKKLAPFVDIFLNDAFAVAHRSHLSVVGFTEVLPSGAGRVMEKELVSLDRGVKGGERPSIFVLGGAKVDDSLRVTENVLTSGGADRVLLTGVVANVALAASGVNIGKVNMDFIKSQGYENQIEKARGLLAKFKDRIGLPKDVALNDNRERVEVHISELNSDSLPINDIGLETIVDYTNEIQNSKTVVLNGPAGVSEIEDFALGTHEIIKAAIKSDFSIIGGGHISVEVAHLGLEHRFSHISTGGGACIDYLAGEKLPGVESLKAAYIKYQEAKKL